From the genome of Pseudomonas mohnii:
TCCTGCACGCCCAGTTGCAATTCGTAGGGGCTCATGACCGACAAGTGCAAATGCACCGCCGGGTGTTCCTGACTGTAGGCGCCAATGGCTTCGGCGAACGGCAAGGCCTTGTCACTGACCGTGGAGTCGATCACTCCCAGGTTCAGCGTGCCGCGCAACTCGCCCTTGAGCGCGGCAGCGTATTGTTCGAAGCCCTCCAGCTCGCCCAGTAACCGCAAGGTTTCCTGATGAAACAGCTCCCCCTTGCTGGTGAGGCTGAAACCGCCACGGCCGCGATGGCACAGCACCAGGCCCAGCGCGGCTTCGAGCTGGCTCATGTAAGTGCTGATGGCCGACGTCGAGAGATTGAGCTCTTGCTGGGCGTTGGCGAAGCCCTGATGACGCACCACGCTGACGAAGATGCGCAATAGTTTCAAGTCGGGTAAAGCATTGGCCACGAAGGACTCCGTTTGCAAGGCAGTGCGTGTTGCTTTTGTGGCGAGGGAGCTTGCTCCCGTTCGGTCGATCCGCCTCCGGGCGCAGCAGTCGTGAAATCTGAGGGTGCAGTGAATCAGGCCCATGGGCGTGAATGTTTTGGGGCCGCTTCGCAACCCAGCGGGAGCAAGCTCCCTCGCCACAGAATTCTGCGCGCGGCATAAAGTCTATCTCGGCCTTTGCCATTAGTTTAGAAAAATCTGAACTAAGTATTTGCGCGGAGCGATTCTTCCCCGTCACGACATTTCGCAGAATCGGCTCCCAGCGGTGCCCGTGCCTACTGTGAACGGTGTATCGACATAAATAAAACAACGACGATGAGGCCCTACCCGTGGACAAGATTCTTCACCAACCACTGGGCGGCAACGAAATGCCGCGCTTCGGCGGCATCGCCACCATGATGCGACTCCCCCACCTGAATACCGCTGCCGGTCTGGACGCTGCCTTCGTAGGCGTGCCATTGGACATTGGCACTTCCCTGCGCCCTGGCACCCGTTTCGGGCCTCGCGAAATCCGCGCTGAATCGGTCATGATTCGCCCGTACAACATGGCCACTGGCGCGGCACCGTTCGACTCGCTGTCGGTTGCCGACATCGGCGACATCGCGATCAACACCTTCAACCTGCTGGATGCCGTACGGATCATCGAAGAATCCTACGACAACATCCTTGAACACGACGTGATCCCGCTGACCCTGGGCGGTGACCACACCATCACCCTGCCGATCCTGCGCGCCATCCATAAAAAGCACGGCAAGGTCGGCCTGGTGCACATCGACGCCCACGCCGATGTGAACGATCACATGTTCGGCGAGAAAATCGCCCACGGCACCACCTTCCGTCGCGCCGTTGAAGAAGGCCTGCTGGATCCGGACCGTGTTGTGCAGATCGGTCTGCGCGCCCAGGGCTACACCGCTGACGACTTCAACTGGAGCCGCAACCAGGGCTTCCGCGTGGTTCAAGCCGAAGAGTGCTGGCACAAATCCCTGGCGCCGCTGATGGCCGAAGTTCGCGAGAAAGTCGGCGGCGGCCCGGTGTACCTGAGTTTCGACATTGACGGCATCGACCCGGCCTGGGCACCAGGGACCGGCACCCCGGAAATCGGCGGTCTGACGACCATTCAGGCCATCGAGATCGTGCGTGGCTGCCAAGGCCTCGACCTGGTCGGTTGCGATCTGGTAGAAGTCTCGCCCGCTTACGACACCACCGGCAACACCTCGCTGCTGGCCGCCAACCTGCTGTACGAGATGCTCTGCGTACTGCCTGGCGTGGTCCATCGCTGAGGATTGGTGATGAACGAACGTGATCAGGTATTGCAAGCCGCCGCCGATCTGGTGTCTGCCTTCGCTCGTAACGATCGCGAAGCCTACTTCGGTGCCTTCAGCTCTGACGCCAGCTTCGTCTTCTACACCCTCGAACAGCCCCTGCTGTCGCGCGATGCCTATCAGGCATTGTGGGACAGCTGGCGTGCCGAGGATGGTTTCGAGGTGCTGTCGTGCACCTCGAGCAACGCCTTCGTCAGCCTGCAAGGTGATGTGGCGATTTTCATCCATGACGTAGCCACCGAGCTGCGCATGCAAGGGGAGCAACATTTCAGCCAGGAGCGCGAGACAATTGTTTTCAAAAAACAAGCGTCTGGCCAAGAACAACAAGGCCTATGGCTGGCCTGCCACGAACATTTGTCCGCCATGCCGGAAGGGCTGCCACCCCCTTAGCCAAACAGGCGACGCCTCACGCACGATGAGCGCGCCTTTATGATCGGAGCAGATCATGAATAACAAAAACAACGACCAAAGCCTTACGCAAATAGAAACCCACGGGGTCGAACAGATCCCGGATAACGAACGCACCGCAGGCCCGACGGACCTGTTCCGGATGATCTTCGGTGGTTCGAATACCTTTGCTACCGCCGTACTCGGCAGCTTCCCGGTGCTGTTC
Proteins encoded in this window:
- a CDS encoding YybH family protein encodes the protein MNERDQVLQAAADLVSAFARNDREAYFGAFSSDASFVFYTLEQPLLSRDAYQALWDSWRAEDGFEVLSCTSSNAFVSLQGDVAIFIHDVATELRMQGEQHFSQERETIVFKKQASGQEQQGLWLACHEHLSAMPEGLPPP
- the speB gene encoding agmatinase: MDKILHQPLGGNEMPRFGGIATMMRLPHLNTAAGLDAAFVGVPLDIGTSLRPGTRFGPREIRAESVMIRPYNMATGAAPFDSLSVADIGDIAINTFNLLDAVRIIEESYDNILEHDVIPLTLGGDHTITLPILRAIHKKHGKVGLVHIDAHADVNDHMFGEKIAHGTTFRRAVEEGLLDPDRVVQIGLRAQGYTADDFNWSRNQGFRVVQAEECWHKSLAPLMAEVREKVGGGPVYLSFDIDGIDPAWAPGTGTPEIGGLTTIQAIEIVRGCQGLDLVGCDLVEVSPAYDTTGNTSLLAANLLYEMLCVLPGVVHR